The proteins below come from a single Mucilaginibacter mali genomic window:
- a CDS encoding PadR family transcriptional regulator yields the protein MTAISKDLVAATSIPVILAILKQGESYGYEIIQKVKEASKGQLQFSDGTLYPILRKLEDKEFIISEWRIAENEKRRRYYSITSKGNDYFKDEHAAWDAMYQLINELWNLQPKLYTL from the coding sequence ATGACAGCAATTAGTAAAGATCTTGTAGCTGCGACATCGATACCTGTTATATTGGCCATATTGAAACAGGGTGAGAGTTACGGTTACGAGATTATACAGAAAGTAAAAGAAGCATCGAAAGGGCAATTGCAATTTTCGGATGGTACACTTTACCCCATTTTACGCAAGTTAGAGGATAAAGAGTTTATTATATCTGAATGGCGCATTGCTGAAAACGAAAAACGACGCCGGTACTATAGTATCACATCAAAAGGCAATGATTATTTTAAAGATGAACACGCCGCCTGGGATGCTATGTATCAGCTGATAAATGAATTATGGAACTTACAACCTAAACTTTATACACTTTAA
- a CDS encoding IS1182 family transposase has translation MSSKRPVFKPYQQRQLMAIPPTLDELVPASHPVRVVNDVIDRLYLEPLLKAYHIRGSSSYHPQMLLKVLVYGYVTNTYSSRKLAAACRESVYLMWLSSMNYPDHNTINRFRGVRLKHALRDVFEDVVKLLAEEGLLSIEEVNTDGTKIEANANRYTFVWKKAIQTNKEKMKKQLSEIWDYAQSVAKEEDRLPDPPDFTVIDSEKVNAAVDKLNEKLSSREDVSKQVKSKLRYISKHYPQAIARYEQQEALLGERNSYSKTDTDATFMRMKEDHMKNGQLKPGYNVQISTSNQFIVNYTIHSNTTDTNTLSAHLAQHEVSFGKAPQVLTADAGYGSEENYTRLEQKGTIAFVKYGMFDKEQNENHNNKHPFAANKLFYNQEKDCYICPMGQQMNFIGTSKRKTSTEFEQTVKRYQAVNCANCPLNGICHKSKGNRIIEINENLNRLKQKAHELLNSEEGIQRRKKRCFDVEPVFGNIKQNHGFKRFMLRGKEKVEIEWGLVAIAQNLRKKAA, from the coding sequence ATGTCCTCTAAAAGACCTGTATTCAAGCCCTACCAGCAACGGCAGTTGATGGCTATTCCTCCGACACTTGACGAATTAGTTCCGGCATCGCACCCGGTGCGTGTAGTTAACGATGTGATCGACAGGCTCTATCTGGAACCATTGCTGAAAGCTTATCATATCCGCGGGAGTTCAAGCTATCACCCGCAAATGTTGTTAAAGGTGCTGGTATATGGGTATGTAACCAACACCTACTCCAGCCGAAAGCTGGCAGCAGCCTGCCGGGAAAGCGTTTACCTGATGTGGCTGAGTTCGATGAACTATCCTGATCATAATACGATCAACCGTTTCCGGGGCGTACGTTTGAAGCATGCGCTGCGTGATGTGTTCGAAGATGTGGTGAAACTTTTGGCAGAGGAAGGCCTGCTCAGTATTGAAGAAGTGAATACGGACGGGACAAAGATAGAGGCGAATGCAAACCGGTATACCTTTGTCTGGAAGAAAGCGATTCAGACCAATAAGGAAAAGATGAAAAAGCAGCTGTCAGAGATATGGGACTATGCCCAAAGCGTAGCAAAAGAAGAAGACAGGCTGCCTGATCCGCCTGACTTTACTGTTATTGACAGTGAAAAGGTCAATGCCGCAGTAGATAAACTCAATGAGAAGCTTTCCTCGCGTGAGGATGTTTCCAAACAGGTCAAAAGCAAGCTGCGGTATATCAGCAAACATTACCCGCAGGCCATTGCCCGCTATGAGCAGCAGGAAGCTCTGCTGGGTGAACGCAACAGCTATTCCAAGACCGATACGGATGCCACATTCATGCGGATGAAGGAAGACCACATGAAAAACGGCCAGTTAAAACCGGGGTATAATGTTCAGATATCCACATCCAACCAGTTCATTGTCAATTACACCATTCACTCCAACACCACAGACACCAATACATTAAGTGCTCATTTAGCGCAGCATGAAGTCAGCTTTGGCAAAGCACCGCAAGTGCTTACAGCCGATGCCGGATATGGCTCCGAGGAGAACTACACGCGGTTGGAACAAAAAGGAACAATCGCCTTTGTAAAGTATGGGATGTTCGATAAGGAACAAAATGAGAATCACAACAACAAGCACCCTTTTGCAGCAAATAAGCTTTTTTACAACCAGGAGAAAGATTGTTACATCTGCCCGATGGGCCAGCAAATGAATTTCATCGGAACAAGTAAAAGAAAAACAAGCACGGAGTTTGAACAAACGGTAAAAAGATACCAGGCAGTTAACTGCGCTAACTGTCCGCTGAACGGTATTTGCCATAAATCAAAAGGGAATCGGATCATTGAAATCAATGAAAACCTGAACCGCCTGAAACAAAAGGCGCACGAGCTGTTAAACAGTGAAGAAGGCATACAACGGCGAAAGAAACGCTGCTTTGATGTAGAACCTGTATTTGGTAATATTAAGCAGAACCATGGCTTTAAACGGTTTATGCTCCGCGGCAAGGAAAAAGTAGAAATAGAATGGGGTTTAGTTGCAATCGCACAAAATCTAAGGAAAAAAGCGGCTTAA
- a CDS encoding MFS transporter, with protein MEITAAKTINQRLMLRIAVGCMFFLAGICFASWASRIASIQQSLGLSDAALGGVLFTLPVGLMLSLPFAGWVISKTGSRNILIAAVITYGVALVGLGSAQHVWQLIACLLCFGFASNTVNISVNTQAVIAEKMYDKPIMASFHGLWSLAGFAGAGIGTFMIGKNIIPQHHFILILIVMIAGVIYSSRYLDHDKNGGDSGPIFVMPDNSLIKLGIIAFCSLMCEGAMFDWSVIYFKKVILADGAWIGAGYTAFMLTMASGRFIADWFAHRFGLKRILQISGLLTATGLIIAVAFPYLYTAMAGFLLVGFGVSSVVPMVYSAAGRSKTMSPGVALAAVSTIGFIGFLVGPPVIGFIAGATGSLRYSFMLIAAMGISVAVVSTKAKL; from the coding sequence ATGGAAATAACTGCCGCCAAAACCATCAATCAACGCTTAATGCTGCGCATAGCGGTGGGCTGTATGTTTTTCCTGGCCGGTATCTGTTTTGCCAGTTGGGCATCGCGCATTGCCAGCATACAACAAAGCCTTGGCCTAAGCGATGCGGCTTTAGGTGGCGTACTCTTTACCCTGCCGGTAGGTTTAATGCTTTCGTTACCTTTTGCCGGATGGGTGATCAGTAAAACAGGCAGTCGTAATATCCTGATAGCCGCGGTTATTACTTATGGTGTAGCTTTGGTTGGTTTAGGTTCTGCGCAGCATGTTTGGCAACTGATAGCCTGTTTGCTATGCTTTGGATTTGCCAGTAACACAGTAAACATATCGGTAAATACCCAGGCCGTTATTGCCGAAAAAATGTACGATAAACCCATCATGGCCTCTTTTCATGGCTTGTGGAGTTTGGCGGGCTTCGCGGGTGCAGGTATCGGTACTTTTATGATCGGTAAAAACATTATCCCTCAACATCATTTTATACTGATACTTATTGTAATGATAGCCGGGGTGATCTACAGTTCGCGTTACCTGGATCATGATAAAAATGGTGGCGACAGCGGACCGATATTCGTAATGCCGGATAATTCGCTTATTAAATTGGGGATCATCGCTTTCTGCTCGTTAATGTGCGAAGGCGCCATGTTCGATTGGAGTGTGATCTATTTTAAAAAAGTGATCCTTGCCGATGGCGCCTGGATCGGTGCCGGTTATACCGCCTTTATGCTTACCATGGCATCGGGCCGTTTCATTGCCGACTGGTTTGCGCACCGTTTCGGATTAAAACGCATTTTACAGATCAGTGGCTTATTAACAGCTACCGGTTTGATCATAGCCGTTGCTTTCCCCTACCTGTATACAGCCATGGCCGGCTTCCTGCTGGTAGGCTTTGGCGTGTCATCGGTAGTACCAATGGTTTATAGTGCGGCCGGGCGTTCAAAAACCATGTCGCCGGGTGTGGCGCTGGCTGCGGTATCAACTATTGGATTTATCGGCTTTTTGGTAGGGCCACCAGTTATTGGCTTTATTGCCGGTGCTACCGGTAGCTTGCGTTATTCGTTTATGCTGATTGCTGCCATGGGGATCAGCGTGGCGGTGGTATCTACTAAGGCGAAGCTGTGA
- a CDS encoding aldose epimerase family protein, whose protein sequence is MNIYLKNYAAILLAAGIATLSACSGSSSTSSTATTDSSSATKTTAALPVAANFQKDVEGKKTDLYYLKNKNGVEAAITSWGGRLVSLLVPDNKGKMTDVVVGFDSLGTYQVAGDFYGATIGRYGNRIGKATFTLNGKAYTLPANNGPNTLHGGKFGFDTKVWDAKKTDGHTLELTYISKDGEQGFPGNLNVKVIYNLQDDNSLKISYEATTDKPTVCNLTNHAYWNLNGCGSGTILNHMLQIDADGYTPVDTTLIPTGKIAPVANTPFDFRTATAIGARIGQADDQLKAGKGYDHNYVLNKHDISKAITTLTGDKSGIVMEVFTEEPGIQFYSGNFMAGKYAVKGGAKNDYRTGLCLETQHFPDSPNKPAFPTTELKPGQTYKTTTVYKFSAK, encoded by the coding sequence ATGAACATCTACCTTAAAAACTATGCGGCTATTTTATTAGCAGCAGGTATTGCTACGCTAAGCGCCTGCTCAGGCTCATCAAGCACAAGTTCAACCGCTACAACCGATAGTAGCAGCGCAACAAAAACTACAGCCGCTTTACCGGTGGCCGCAAACTTTCAGAAAGACGTTGAAGGCAAAAAGACCGACCTCTACTACCTTAAAAATAAAAATGGGGTAGAAGCAGCTATTACCAGTTGGGGCGGCCGTTTAGTAAGCCTTTTAGTACCCGATAATAAAGGCAAAATGACCGATGTGGTTGTAGGCTTCGATAGCCTTGGCACTTACCAGGTAGCAGGCGATTTTTATGGCGCCACTATCGGCCGTTATGGTAACCGTATCGGTAAAGCCACTTTTACGCTAAATGGTAAAGCCTATACCTTGCCGGCCAACAATGGCCCGAATACGCTGCACGGCGGCAAATTTGGTTTCGATACAAAAGTATGGGATGCAAAAAAGACCGACGGCCACACCCTTGAACTTACTTATATATCTAAAGATGGCGAACAGGGTTTCCCTGGCAACCTGAATGTTAAAGTGATTTATAATTTACAGGATGATAACAGCCTGAAAATTAGCTACGAAGCTACTACCGATAAGCCAACTGTTTGCAATTTAACCAACCATGCTTACTGGAACCTGAATGGTTGCGGCAGTGGCACCATATTAAACCACATGCTGCAAATTGATGCTGATGGCTATACACCGGTAGATACTACGCTGATCCCGACCGGTAAAATTGCCCCTGTGGCAAACACACCTTTCGATTTTCGTACTGCTACCGCTATTGGCGCACGTATTGGTCAGGCTGATGATCAGTTAAAAGCAGGTAAAGGTTACGATCATAACTATGTACTGAACAAACACGATATCAGCAAAGCCATCACCACCCTTACCGGTGATAAAAGCGGCATTGTGATGGAAGTATTTACCGAAGAGCCGGGTATCCAGTTTTACAGCGGTAACTTTATGGCCGGTAAGTATGCGGTTAAAGGCGGCGCTAAAAACGATTACCGTACTGGTCTTTGCCTGGAAACCCAGCATTTCCCGGATTCGCCAAACAAACCTGCTTTCCCAACTACCGAGTTGAAACCAGGCCAAACGTATAAAACAACTACGGTTTATAAGTTCTCTGCTAAGTAA
- a CDS encoding MlaE family ABC transporter permease has product MDTPDKLTPAQPRRYSSFRRGLDNFFLSLYKIYLFVARFFKEVFLPPYEWNEVIKQCYQVGVRSFTLITVTGFIVGVIFTKQSRPSLSEFGATSWLPSLVSIAIMRALAPLVTALIAAGKVGSSIGAELGSMRVTEQIDAMEVSGTKPFKYLVCTRVIATSLAIPLLATYVGFIALLGGFLNVNAGEGTSYSTYMQQVFEPLTFIDFEASLVKSLVFGFTIGIVACYQGYYADKGTEGVGKAANASVVTAMFLVFIEEIIIVQIAGWFR; this is encoded by the coding sequence ATGGATACCCCGGATAAGTTAACACCTGCACAACCGCGAAGGTACAGTTCCTTTAGGCGTGGCCTGGATAATTTTTTTCTGAGCCTGTACAAGATATACCTGTTTGTAGCCAGGTTTTTTAAAGAAGTTTTTTTGCCACCATACGAATGGAACGAGGTAATTAAACAATGTTACCAGGTGGGTGTTCGCTCATTCACGCTGATCACTGTAACCGGTTTTATTGTAGGGGTGATCTTTACCAAGCAATCGCGCCCGTCTTTATCCGAGTTTGGCGCCACCTCGTGGTTACCCAGCCTGGTTTCCATCGCTATTATGCGTGCACTCGCCCCTTTGGTTACCGCGTTAATAGCAGCCGGTAAAGTAGGCTCGAGCATTGGGGCCGAATTAGGCTCGATGCGGGTTACCGAACAGATCGACGCCATGGAGGTATCGGGCACCAAACCTTTTAAATACCTGGTTTGCACGCGGGTAATTGCTACCAGCTTGGCTATCCCCCTGCTGGCTACCTATGTGGGTTTTATCGCTTTGCTGGGTGGTTTCTTAAATGTTAATGCCGGCGAAGGTACCAGTTACAGCACCTACATGCAGCAGGTATTTGAACCATTAACTTTTATCGATTTTGAAGCATCGCTGGTTAAATCTCTTGTTTTTGGGTTTACTATTGGCATCGTGGCCTGTTACCAGGGTTACTATGCCGATAAAGGCACCGAAGGTGTAGGCAAAGCAGCAAACGCATCGGTAGTAACGGCCATGTTTTTGGTATTTATTGAAGAAATAATTATTGTACAGATAGCGGGCTGGTTCCGCTAA
- a CDS encoding ABC transporter ATP-binding protein, which yields MNKPKGHIDYNNTVINIRGLRKSFGDLHILRGVDLDLYQGENLVVLGRSGTGKSVLIKIISGLLRADSGTVKVLGEEVTTITEDNLQKLRMDIGFSFQNSALYDSMTVRKNLEFPLVRNQRNLSRAEIDKAVETVLDAVGLSRTINQMPSELSGGQRKRIGIARTLILQPKIMLYDEPTAGLDPITCIEINDLINEVQERYKTSSIIITHDMTCAKSTGDRISILLEGQFQRQGNFDEVFDTDDARVKPFYDYNFIQ from the coding sequence ATGAATAAACCTAAAGGACATATCGATTACAACAATACCGTAATTAACATACGCGGCCTGCGCAAGTCGTTCGGCGATCTGCACATTCTGCGTGGGGTGGATCTTGATCTTTACCAGGGCGAAAACCTGGTGGTGCTTGGCCGTTCGGGTACAGGTAAATCGGTACTGATCAAGATCATATCTGGCCTGCTTAGGGCTGATAGTGGCACGGTGAAGGTATTAGGCGAGGAAGTAACCACAATAACCGAAGATAACCTGCAAAAGCTGCGCATGGATATCGGCTTCTCGTTCCAGAACAGCGCGCTGTACGATAGTATGACCGTGCGTAAAAACCTGGAATTCCCGCTGGTGCGTAACCAGCGCAACCTTAGCCGGGCAGAGATCGATAAAGCAGTTGAAACTGTACTGGATGCTGTTGGCCTGTCGCGTACCATCAACCAAATGCCATCCGAATTATCAGGCGGGCAGCGGAAGCGTATCGGTATAGCACGTACGCTTATCCTGCAGCCTAAAATTATGCTGTATGATGAACCTACCGCCGGATTGGACCCGATTACCTGCATCGAAATTAACGATCTGATAAACGAGGTGCAGGAGCGTTACAAAACATCATCAATTATTATTACGCACGATATGACCTGCGCCAAAAGCACCGGCGACCGCATATCTATATTACTTGAGGGCCAGTTTCAGCGCCAGGGTAATTTTGACGAGGTATTTGATACGGACGATGCCCGTGTTAAACCATTTTACGACTATAACTTTATACAATAA
- a CDS encoding MlaD family protein: protein MDTGENKRAIIVGIFIALGIVIFVLGIFTLGSNQKTFGGGIQISAVFDDVAGLKKGGAVWFSGVKVGTINSIKFKGVSQVDVQMTVDKSLQPYIHRNAGVRISSDGLIGNKIIVIDGGSPQAPPVQDGDVLQAEKLLSTDDITKTLQQNNLNILAITTDFKKISRQMAEGKGVVGALMGDSVLAMKFRTIVQNLNNTTAATTRMALELDKFGAKLNSKGTLADNLLTDTSTYRKLRASVDNLQKSTASASEFVNNLNTASAKLNSKDNAMGVLLNDPKAASQIRSTLDNLQQGSVKLNDDLEALQSNWFFKTFFKDKAKAKADSIKKANKQ, encoded by the coding sequence ATGGATACAGGAGAAAATAAACGGGCCATTATTGTGGGCATATTCATTGCCCTTGGCATTGTTATATTTGTATTAGGGATATTTACTTTAGGCAGCAACCAAAAAACCTTTGGCGGCGGCATACAGATCAGCGCGGTGTTTGATGACGTTGCCGGTTTGAAAAAAGGCGGCGCTGTTTGGTTTTCGGGGGTTAAAGTAGGCACTATCAACAGCATTAAGTTTAAAGGCGTATCGCAGGTTGATGTACAGATGACTGTTGACAAAAGCTTACAGCCTTATATTCACCGCAATGCGGGGGTACGTATCAGTTCGGACGGATTGATCGGCAACAAGATCATTGTAATAGATGGTGGCAGCCCGCAGGCGCCGCCGGTACAGGACGGTGATGTTTTGCAGGCCGAGAAATTGCTATCAACCGATGATATCACCAAAACCCTACAACAAAACAACCTGAACATTTTAGCTATCACTACCGATTTTAAGAAGATAAGCCGTCAAATGGCCGAAGGCAAAGGCGTAGTTGGCGCTTTAATGGGTGATAGCGTACTGGCTATGAAATTCCGTACCATTGTACAAAACCTGAACAATACTACCGCTGCAACCACCCGCATGGCTTTGGAGCTGGATAAATTTGGCGCTAAGCTAAACAGCAAAGGTACTTTGGCCGATAACCTGCTGACCGATACCAGTACTTACCGTAAATTAAGGGCATCGGTAGATAACCTGCAGAAATCAACCGCCTCAGCATCCGAATTTGTAAATAACCTTAACACCGCCAGCGCTAAGCTAAACAGCAAGGATAATGCCATGGGTGTATTGCTAAACGACCCTAAGGCCGCTTCGCAAATCCGTTCGACCCTCGACAATTTGCAGCAAGGTTCGGTAAAACTGAATGATGACCTGGAGGCCCTGCAAAGCAACTGGTTTTTTAAAACCTTTTTCAAAGACAAGGCTAAAGCAAAAGCCGACAGTATTAAAAAAGCGAATAAGCAGTAG
- a CDS encoding glycoside hydrolase family 127 protein codes for MKVLSFFSAILLSSAAFAQQDYPVQPVPFTSVKLADKFWSPRIETNRTVTIPASFERCVSTGRVKNFEMAAAKSGKFCTTYPFDDTDIYKTIEGGSYSLAEHPDKKLDAYMDSLITIVGKAQEPDGYLYTARTIDPLHPHSWSGTERWVNEANMSHELYNSGHMFEAAAAHYMATGKRNFLNIALKNADLLVATFGPGKRGVAPGHEIVEMGLVRLYRITGKTDYLNLAKFFIDQRGKKAYNKKSKNVWENGTYFQDDKPVVDQDEAEGHAVRAMYLYAGMADVAALTGDKQYLAAIDKIWDNMVSQKMYVQGSIGAVGDGERFGGNYELPNATAYNETCAAIGNVFWNQRMFLLHGDAKYIDVLEKTLYNGLISGVGLDGKSFFYTNAMQITNGFTHADAEPARSGWFTCSCCPTNLVRLIPAIPGYVYAQKGNDVYVNLFISGTANLKVNGKALNIVQQNNYPWDGGLAFTINPSSAMDMNLKIRIPGWAREETIPSNLYSYQQPAINKVEIKLNGKPVEYIMKDGYAVITKKWKAGDKIDISLPMEVRRVIANVKVTDDIGKIALQRGPIMYCAEWADNGGKTSNFIIPSTTTFKPEHNAGLLNGVTVLKGDVKQVNIDANGENVNTVNKQITAIPYYSWANRGKGEMMIWFPSQVKNISLMAQ; via the coding sequence ATGAAAGTCCTCAGCTTCTTCTCTGCTATTTTACTATCCTCAGCAGCATTTGCCCAACAGGATTATCCCGTGCAACCGGTGCCGTTTACCAGTGTAAAGCTGGCCGATAAATTCTGGTCGCCGCGCATTGAAACTAACCGCACGGTAACGATACCAGCTTCGTTCGAGCGTTGCGTAAGCACCGGCCGCGTAAAGAATTTTGAAATGGCCGCCGCCAAAAGCGGCAAGTTCTGTACTACCTATCCTTTTGACGATACTGATATCTATAAAACCATCGAGGGTGGATCATACTCGCTGGCCGAACATCCGGATAAAAAGCTGGATGCCTATATGGATTCGCTGATCACTATTGTTGGCAAAGCGCAGGAGCCGGACGGCTATCTATATACTGCCCGTACCATCGACCCTTTACACCCGCATTCGTGGTCGGGGACCGAACGTTGGGTGAACGAGGCCAATATGAGCCACGAATTATATAATAGCGGGCATATGTTTGAAGCCGCCGCGGCGCATTATATGGCCACCGGCAAACGCAATTTTCTAAATATTGCCCTTAAAAACGCCGACCTGCTGGTGGCCACTTTCGGGCCGGGGAAGCGGGGAGTAGCGCCTGGGCACGAGATCGTAGAGATGGGCCTGGTGCGTCTTTATCGTATCACCGGCAAAACCGATTACCTGAACCTGGCCAAGTTCTTTATTGATCAGCGTGGTAAAAAGGCTTATAATAAAAAGAGCAAAAACGTGTGGGAAAACGGCACCTATTTCCAGGATGATAAACCCGTGGTAGACCAGGACGAAGCCGAAGGACATGCTGTACGCGCCATGTACCTGTATGCAGGTATGGCCGATGTAGCCGCGCTTACCGGCGATAAGCAATACCTTGCGGCTATTGATAAGATATGGGATAATATGGTAAGCCAAAAAATGTATGTGCAGGGTAGTATCGGCGCCGTTGGCGATGGTGAACGCTTTGGCGGAAACTATGAATTACCCAATGCCACTGCCTACAACGAAACCTGTGCTGCTATTGGCAATGTTTTTTGGAACCAGCGCATGTTTCTGCTTCATGGCGATGCTAAGTATATTGATGTGCTGGAGAAAACACTGTACAATGGTTTAATATCGGGCGTAGGGCTGGATGGCAAATCGTTTTTTTATACCAATGCCATGCAAATTACCAACGGTTTCACCCATGCCGATGCCGAGCCGGCGCGTTCGGGCTGGTTTACCTGTTCGTGCTGTCCAACCAATTTGGTGCGGTTGATCCCGGCTATTCCCGGTTATGTTTACGCCCAAAAGGGTAATGATGTTTATGTGAACCTTTTCATCAGTGGCACCGCAAACCTGAAGGTAAACGGTAAGGCGCTAAACATCGTACAGCAAAATAATTACCCATGGGACGGGGGATTGGCCTTTACTATTAACCCCTCATCGGCAATGGATATGAACTTAAAGATCCGTATACCAGGTTGGGCCAGGGAAGAAACTATACCATCAAACCTGTACAGCTATCAACAGCCGGCGATTAATAAAGTAGAGATAAAACTGAACGGTAAACCTGTTGAATATATCATGAAGGATGGTTACGCTGTCATCACCAAAAAATGGAAAGCAGGTGATAAGATCGACATCTCGCTGCCTATGGAAGTTAGACGTGTTATTGCCAATGTTAAAGTAACCGATGATATTGGTAAGATAGCCCTGCAACGCGGCCCGATTATGTATTGTGCCGAATGGGCCGATAACGGCGGCAAGACCAGCAATTTCATTATCCCATCAACTACAACCTTTAAACCCGAACATAATGCTGGTTTACTTAATGGTGTAACTGTATTAAAGGGCGATGTAAAACAAGTGAATATTGATGCTAATGGCGAAAACGTAAACACGGTGAACAAGCAAATCACTGCTATTCCATATTACTCGTGGGCTAACCGGGGTAAGGGCGAAATGATGATATGGTTCCCCAGTCAGGTAAAAAATATTAGCTTGATGGCACAGTAA
- a CDS encoding amino acid permease — MLKDLFRKKSLEHILNDVKSGFTDAEHSGNHLTKALRVKDLTLMGIAAVVGAGIFSTIGEASFNGGPGVTILFILTAITCGFSALCYAEFASRIPVAGSAYTYAYATFGELIAWIIGWDLLMEYAIGNIAVAISWSTYFVNFLEGFGLHMPEYLTLDYFTAFRAHEQVQELTASGKLTEITDSLKSAALAWNTAPGIGGLKLIANIPALAIVVAITWLVYVGIRETKKATNAMVFLKIAIVIAVIIIGFFYVTPANWHPFLPNGFRGVMKGVSGVFFAYIGFDAISTTAEECENPQKDLPKGMIYSLVICTVLYILIALVLTGMVSYKELQVGDPLAFVFVKVGLKKISYVISISAVVATASVLLIFQLGQPRIWMSMSRDGLLPKAFSRIHPKYHTPSFATIVTGFVVAIPALFMNLTEVTDLTSIGTLFAFVLVCGGVLLLPKDEAKQGRFRMPYINSQFIAPVLFIIGLIVFWKPFLSLFEGADVHERFPFFLFVILSAGLTVAAVIKKLSLIPVLGLLSCFYLMTELTYQSWIRFLVWLIIGLVLYFTYGYKYSVIGREVKRD; from the coding sequence ATGTTAAAAGACCTTTTCCGAAAGAAATCACTGGAACATATACTTAACGATGTAAAAAGCGGTTTTACCGATGCCGAGCATTCCGGCAACCATCTCACCAAAGCACTTAGAGTAAAAGACCTTACCCTGATGGGTATAGCAGCCGTAGTGGGTGCGGGGATATTCTCTACAATTGGTGAAGCTTCTTTTAATGGCGGTCCGGGTGTTACCATTCTGTTTATTTTAACGGCTATTACCTGCGGATTTTCGGCACTATGCTATGCCGAGTTTGCCTCGCGCATACCGGTTGCGGGCAGCGCTTATACCTATGCCTATGCCACTTTCGGCGAGTTGATTGCCTGGATCATCGGCTGGGACTTACTGATGGAGTACGCCATTGGTAATATAGCCGTAGCTATATCATGGAGTACTTATTTTGTGAACTTTCTGGAGGGCTTTGGCCTCCACATGCCCGAGTACCTGACGCTGGATTATTTCACCGCGTTCCGCGCACACGAACAAGTGCAGGAATTAACGGCAAGTGGTAAACTAACCGAAATCACAGACAGCTTAAAATCAGCCGCGCTGGCCTGGAACACAGCACCCGGCATTGGCGGGTTAAAGCTGATTGCCAATATACCCGCATTAGCTATAGTGGTAGCCATTACCTGGCTGGTTTATGTAGGTATCCGCGAAACCAAAAAGGCCACCAACGCTATGGTGTTCCTGAAGATCGCTATTGTGATTGCGGTAATTATTATCGGTTTCTTTTATGTTACGCCGGCCAACTGGCATCCATTTTTACCTAATGGCTTCCGCGGGGTAATGAAGGGAGTATCGGGTGTGTTTTTCGCTTATATCGGTTTTGATGCCATATCTACCACTGCCGAGGAATGCGAAAACCCGCAAAAGGATCTGCCTAAGGGGATGATCTATTCGCTGGTGATCTGTACCGTATTATATATCCTGATAGCATTGGTGCTAACCGGCATGGTAAGTTATAAAGAACTACAGGTGGGTGATCCACTGGCCTTTGTATTTGTTAAGGTAGGCTTGAAAAAGATCAGTTACGTGATATCCATCAGCGCGGTAGTGGCTACAGCCAGCGTATTGCTGATATTCCAGTTAGGCCAGCCCCGCATTTGGATGAGCATGAGCCGGGATGGGCTATTGCCTAAGGCATTCTCTCGCATTCACCCTAAATATCATACGCCGTCTTTCGCTACTATTGTTACCGGTTTTGTGGTAGCTATCCCGGCCTTGTTCATGAACCTGACGGAAGTAACGGATTTAACCAGTATCGGTACGTTGTTTGCCTTTGTGCTGGTATGCGGCGGTGTGTTGCTTTTGCCAAAAGATGAAGCAAAGCAAGGGCGCTTCCGTATGCCTTATATCAACTCGCAGTTTATCGCGCCGGTATTATTTATTATTGGTCTGATTGTATTCTGGAAACCTTTCCTTAGCTTATTCGAAGGTGCAGATGTGCATGAACGGTTCCCATTTTTTCTTTTTGTGATATTATCGGCAGGGTTAACTGTAGCTGCTGTAATCAAAAAGCTTTCGCTGATACCGGTACTCGGCTTGCTAAGTTGCTTTTACCTGATGACCGAGTTAACCTACCAAAGCTGGATCCGCTTTTTGGTTTGGTTGATCATTGGCCTGGTGCTTTATTTTACCTATGGTTATAAGTATAGTGTGATAGGGAGGGAAGTTAAGAGAGATTAG
- a CDS encoding type II toxin-antitoxin system RelE/ParE family toxin, with protein MSFEIFISDDATEGLLSTANYIKNTWGEAALKKFKKRVDQILKNISRDPYIFQASDFSDSVRRGLITPQCSIYYQIHEEYIQVLFFWDNRQEPIF; from the coding sequence ATGAGTTTCGAGATCTTTATTTCGGATGATGCGACTGAGGGCCTTTTATCAACAGCAAATTATATAAAAAATACATGGGGCGAAGCGGCGCTCAAGAAGTTCAAAAAAAGAGTTGACCAAATATTAAAAAATATTTCGCGGGATCCCTATATCTTTCAAGCATCTGATTTTAGCGATAGCGTCAGACGAGGCTTAATAACTCCCCAATGTTCTATTTATTATCAGATACATGAGGAGTATATCCAGGTTTTATTCTTTTGGGATAACAGGCAAGAGCCAATATTTTAA